The following proteins come from a genomic window of Spea bombifrons isolate aSpeBom1 chromosome 10, aSpeBom1.2.pri, whole genome shotgun sequence:
- the DGKZ gene encoding diacylglycerol kinase zeta isoform X5 — MGMDGDGELGNTSSAASSSSERPPEPDRAVVSRRHSVKAFSGLRFFRRRKAIAKSGAQHLVSSPSVLHSDAETHMRSTVDWTESALYGDHLWFETNVSGDFCYVGEQYCTAKIQQKSASRRKCAACKIVVHTPCIEQLEKINFRCKPSFRESGSRNIREPVTVRHHWVHRRRQAGKCKQCGKGFQQKFAFHSKEIVAISCSWCKLAYHNKVSCFMLHHIEEPCSLGAHAAVIVPPTWIIRVRRPQSSIKSSKKKKRPSFKRKPSKKGAEEPRLRPFIIRPAPCPLMKPVLVFVNPKSGGNQGVKILQSCMWYLNPRQVFDLSQGGPKEALELYRKVPSLRILACGGDGTVGWILSVLDQLRLFPPPPVAILPLGTGNDLARTLNWGGGYTDEPLSKILSHVEEGTVVQLDRWNLEVERNPEACEEDRGEGATDKLPLDVFNNYFSLGFDARVSLEFHESREAKPEKFNSRFRNKMFYAGTAFSDFLTGSSRDLAKHIRVVCDGTDLTAKIQELKLQCLLFLNIPRYCAGTMPWGNPGEHHDFEPQRHDDGCIEVIGFTMASLAALQVGGHGERLHQCREVLLSTYKSIPVQVDGEPCKLEPSVVKITLRNQANLVQKTKRRTSVPLLNDQQPVPDRLRLRVNRISMHDYEALHYDKEKLREASIPLGVIVVPGDSDLETCRIHIQRLQEDFPSYPAILQRLDLKEDGTNRSPNVSSQKLSPKWCFLDSTTADRFYRIDRAQEHLNYVLEICQDELYVLDPELIITQSVGTSPVIPDSEDHSLRPSSQHFHFPPPPVSPPESPALSEPQQGPLLGSTSKLGAHDDNGISMDISDCQPDDLLVEAAKNDDLEKFREAHRAGGSLTLRDTGGYTVLHHAVSSGSKDIVKYILEHAPPEILDVAELKNGETSLHLAAALRQRTICHYIVEAGASLMKTDLQGDTPKNRAEKAKDPELAAYLENRQHYQMIQREDQETAV; from the exons AAAAGCTATTGCCAAATCTGGAGCCCAGCACCTGGTATCCTCTCCCAGCGTCCTGCACAGCGACGCGGAGACGCACATGCGCAGCACTGTGGATTGGACG GAATCTGCTCTTTATGGGGATCACCTGTGGTTTGAGACCAACGTGTCTGGAGATTTTTGTTATGTCGGGGAGCAGTACTGCACAGCCAAGATCCAG CAGAAGTCGGCATCCAGGAGGAAGTGTGCGGCATGTAAGATAGTGGTGCATACACCGTGCATTGAGCAGCTTGAAAAG ATAAACTTTCGGTGTAAGCCTTCATTCCGTGAGTCTGGCTCCCGCAATATACGAGAG CCAGTCACTGTCAGGCATCACTGGGTTCACCGGAGACGGCAAGCTGGAAAGTGCAAACAATGCGGAAAG GGGTTCCAGCAAAAGTTTGCTTTTCACAGCAAAGAAATTGTTGCAATCAGCTGCTCCTGGTGCAAACTGGCA TATCACAACAAAGTATCCTGCTTCATGCTGCACCATATAGAAGAGCCCTGCTCCCTCGGAGCTCATGCTGCTGTTATAGTGCCCCCCACCTGGATAATCAGAGTACGCCGGCCACAG AGTTCTATCAAGTctagcaaaaagaaaaagaggccATCGTTCAAGAGGAAACCAAGCAAGAAGGGAGCGGAG GAGCCCAGGTTGCGCCCATTCATAATCAGACCAGCTCCGTGCCCGTTAATGAAGCCTGTCCTAGTCTTTGTCAACCCAAAAAGCGGTGGAAATCAG GGGGTGAAGATCCTCCAGTCGTGCATGTGGTATCTGAACCCAAGGCAGGTGTTTGATCTGAGCCAGGGTGGACCGAAAGAAGC GCTGGAATTGTATAGGAAAGTCCCCTCGTTGAGAATCTTGGCATGTGGTGGAGATGGCACC GTGGGTTGGATCCTCTCTGTTTTGGACCAGTTGCGCCTGTTTCCCCCTCCTCCTGTAGCCATTCTTCCTCTCGGGACTGGGAACGACCTTGCCAGAACCCTCAACTGGGGTGGA GGTTATACAGACGAACCTCTGTCCAAGATCCTTAGCCACGTGGAAGAAGGGACTGTCGTCCAGTTGGACCGATGGAATCTGGAAGTGGAAAGAAACCCCGAAGCCTGTGAAGAGGATAGAGGGGAAGGGGCCACAGATAAG CTGCCCTTGGATGTGTTCAATAATTATTTTAGCCTTGGGTTTGATGCTCGCGTCTCACTGGAATTCCATGAATCCCGAG AGGCTAAACCTGAAAAATTTAACAGCCGTTTCCGTAATAAGATGTTCTACGCTGGG ACGGCGTTCTCAGATTTCCTTACCGGCAGCTCCCGGGACTTGGCTAAACATATCAGAGTCGTG TGCGATGGCACGGACCTGACTGCAAAAATCCAGGAGCTCAAGTTACAGTGCTTATTATTTCTCAACATTCCCAG GTATTGTGCTGGCACCATGCCGTGGGGGAATCCAGGGGAGCACCATGATTTTGAACCTCAGAGGCACGACGATGGATGCATTGAAGTGATTGGGTTCACCATGGCGTCTTTG GCCGCTCTGCAGGTTGGGGGACACGGTGAGCGCCTGCACCAATGTCGGGAGGTTCTGCTCAGCACGTACAAGTCCATTCCAGTGCAGGTAGACGGAGAGCCGTGCAAATTAGAACCATCCGTAGTGAAGATCACCCTGAGAAATCAAGCCAACCTTGTACAGAAAACCAAGAGGCGAACATCGGTTCCTCTGCTCAACGA TCAGCAGCCGGTCCCAGACAGGTTGCGTTTGCGAGTGAACCGCATCTCCATGCACGACTATGAGGCCTTGCACTACGACAAGGAGAAGCTAAGAGAGGCTT CTATCCCACTGGGAGTTATTGTGGTCCCGGGAGACAGCGATCTAGAGACTTGTCGCATACACATACAGCGGCTGCAGGAG GACTTCCCTTCGTATCCTGCAATCTTGCAGCGCCTCGATCTGAAG GAGGATGGAACAAACAGATCCCCAAATGTGTCCTCGCAGAAGCTGTCCCCTAAATGGTGTTTCCTGGACT CAACCACTGCAGACCGCTTCTATAGGATTGACCGTGCACAG GAACATCTAAATTACGTGCTTGAGATCTGCCAGGATGAACTCTACGTTCTGGACCCGGAGCTGATCATTACCCAGTCCGTAGGAACCTCTCCCGTAATTCCTGACTCTGAAGACCACTCGTTGCGTCCCTCCAGTCAACATTTCCACTTTCCTCCTCCACCGGTCTCTCCCCCAGAATCGCCAGCCCTCTCCGAGCCACAACAGGGACCTCTCCTGGGCTCTACCAGCAAACTAGGAGCCCACGACGATAACGG AATTTCTATGGACATCTCAGATTGCCAGCCTG ATGACCTTTTAGTGGAGGCTGCAAAGAATGATGACCTTGAAAAG TTCAGAGAGGCTCATCGCGCGGGAGGCAGTCTTACGCTGCGAGACACCGGCGGCTACACCGTACTGCATCATGCGGTCAGCTCCGGGAGTAAAGACATCGTCAAGTATATTCTTGAGCATG cTCCGCCTGAAATCCTGGATGTTGCCGAATTGAAAAA CGGGGAAACCAGTTTGCATCTTGCGGCGGCTTTGCGGCAGCGCACCATTTGCCATTACATCGTGGAGGCCGGAGCGTCGCTCATGAAGACGGACTTGCAG GGGGACACCCCTAAAAACCGCGCTGAGAAAGCGAAGGATCCGGAGCTCGCCGCCTACCTGGAAAACAGACAGCACTACCAAATGATACAGAGGGAGGACCAGGAGACGGCCGTGTGA